One genomic region from Leptospirales bacterium encodes:
- a CDS encoding MarR family winged helix-turn-helix transcriptional regulator: MAASSSLLLSIGAAYRGSLEIIRKSAVLKDKHSTLAVSILQYVDRNSGVAQGELGRILRRDPMTMSQAIRAMQEAGWLVSKADAEDRRVKRLAVTAKGKKVSKAIRSSEEKLARHLAKAWGKSRYERFLKDLNDYDGVLNAISGNG, encoded by the coding sequence ATGGCAGCATCATCCAGTCTTCTTCTTTCCATTGGCGCCGCATATCGCGGCTCCCTGGAGATTATCAGAAAGTCGGCGGTTCTTAAAGATAAGCATTCAACCCTTGCCGTCTCCATTCTGCAGTACGTAGATCGTAATAGCGGCGTGGCGCAGGGCGAACTCGGGCGCATTTTGCGTCGCGATCCAATGACGATGAGTCAGGCGATCCGCGCCATGCAGGAGGCCGGCTGGCTGGTCAGCAAGGCCGACGCGGAAGATCGTCGTGTGAAGCGCCTGGCCGTCACCGCCAAAGGGAAAAAAGTCAGCAAAGCGATTCGCAGCAGCGAAGAAAAGCTGGCCCGGCATCTGGCCAAAGCGTGGGGTAAATCGCGCTATGAGCGCTTTCTCAAAGACCTCAATGATTACGATGGCGTGCTCAACGCAATTTCCGGCAACGGCTGA
- the rodA gene encoding rod shape-determining protein RodA — protein MDQLRRIDWIFFGAAAAITIAGIFTLYAQESILEEPPGRWYRQLIFFGLALIVCFAIRRVNYQVLGGLALPLYGIGIFLLLLTMIIGDESKGARSWIRFGWFGFQSSEIAKLATVLLLAKYLELKERELNKLQSLVIPAGIALLPMLLIVVQPDLGGAVSIAPILFLMLFLAGADIYHIGSVVVLGAVATLIPLYVEYHKITLVSPLLDRLSSLGAESLLPAVRILKTDIWRFVSDGAIPAGIAEQDRSYLTNLLGNGALMQSLRDAADTVRFESGGVLLLALENTTLLVILGAIFAVIALALFVVRMTQGQSMARLRKAYIPLGVLGVALLAAATFQTTLSFKYHQIARITAFVNPDQFPRDLAYQIRASKAAIGSGELTGRGFFQGDMTVGARPLVPEAFTDFIFTAWAERTGFLGSVLMLALLFLIPLRALQVSFESRDRFGALLAGGLAAMYFHHMAFNAGIALGLLPVTGLPLSFMSYGGSHLLVSYAGAGMLLSIFRRRFAN, from the coding sequence GTGGACCAACTCAGGCGAATCGACTGGATCTTCTTTGGCGCAGCTGCGGCAATTACCATTGCCGGGATCTTCACGCTCTATGCGCAGGAGTCGATCCTGGAAGAGCCGCCGGGCCGCTGGTACCGGCAGCTGATATTTTTCGGATTAGCTTTGATTGTTTGCTTTGCTATAAGGCGCGTAAACTACCAGGTTCTTGGCGGATTGGCCCTTCCGCTCTACGGCATCGGCATCTTTTTGCTGCTGTTGACGATGATCATCGGCGACGAAAGCAAGGGCGCGCGTTCGTGGATTCGATTTGGTTGGTTTGGCTTCCAATCTTCAGAAATTGCCAAGCTGGCAACTGTTCTGTTATTGGCAAAGTACCTGGAGTTGAAGGAACGAGAACTAAATAAGCTACAATCGCTGGTCATTCCCGCCGGCATAGCCCTCTTGCCGATGTTGTTAATCGTGGTGCAGCCTGACCTTGGCGGCGCCGTCTCCATTGCTCCCATTCTTTTCCTGATGCTGTTTCTGGCAGGCGCAGATATTTACCACATTGGCTCAGTCGTTGTGCTGGGGGCCGTGGCGACGCTGATCCCGCTCTATGTTGAGTATCACAAGATCACGCTGGTCAGCCCGCTGCTCGATCGCCTGTCCTCTCTGGGCGCAGAGTCGCTTTTGCCTGCGGTTCGTATCCTGAAAACGGACATCTGGCGATTCGTGAGCGACGGCGCCATCCCGGCAGGCATCGCCGAACAGGATCGAAGCTACTTAACAAATCTACTGGGCAACGGCGCACTGATGCAGTCGCTGCGCGACGCTGCGGATACTGTGCGTTTTGAATCTGGCGGCGTCTTGCTGCTTGCTCTCGAGAACACAACCTTGCTCGTCATCCTCGGGGCGATTTTCGCCGTCATTGCGCTGGCTCTCTTCGTTGTTCGAATGACGCAGGGACAGAGCATGGCGCGACTGCGCAAGGCTTACATTCCGCTGGGCGTCCTCGGCGTCGCCCTGCTGGCGGCAGCCACCTTTCAGACAACCCTTTCATTTAAGTACCACCAGATTGCGCGCATCACGGCCTTTGTGAATCCGGATCAATTTCCGCGCGATCTGGCCTACCAGATTCGCGCCTCAAAGGCGGCCATCGGCTCCGGCGAGCTAACGGGTCGCGGATTTTTTCAAGGCGATATGACCGTTGGCGCGCGGCCGCTGGTGCCTGAAGCGTTCACCGATTTTATTTTCACCGCCTGGGCGGAGCGTACTGGTTTTCTGGGCAGCGTACTGATGCTGGCCTTGCTCTTTTTGATTCCGCTGCGCGCCCTGCAGGTCAGTTTTGAATCGCGCGACCGCTTTGGCGCCTTGCTGGCCGGCGGTCTGGCAGCTATGTACTTTCATCATATGGCTTTCAATGCCGGCATTGCCCTGGGCCTTCTGCCGGTGACAGGATTGCCCCTTTCCTTTATGAGTTACGGCGGATCGCATCTGCTGGTAAGTTATGCCGGCGCCGGAATGTTGCTGAGCATTTTTCGCCGGCGCTTTGCCAATTGA
- the mrdA gene encoding penicillin-binding protein 2, producing MSRSLYEWRLERKFQIRLYILTAVVFAVILSLLIQLGNLQLVQGAENRRRARQFVSRQEFTVAPRGLMFDRNYKPGDEPLVQNIRFKDFVVYPARFASREEGERFLKSFCSVMGRDYAEFARYLQPAAWRSLVRKNESIILLTRMTRREEERLADLHLGNQGEFLVKHMRYYTMGPALAHVSGYIGLPSATQLDQGLALSYQTLGKDGIEARYDSELRGTDGVRLRHRIIDAEEQVAYTEQGNTLILTIDRNVQAAGYRALINGGLRGAAVAIRPATGEIVALISQPSYDPNILSSGNSEQRARHLEEVRDHEGFLNLVTQAKFPPASTFKPLVALAALEASPRHDVTRSTSYSCYGHFTLHSSMPGIPDTNFNCWQAGHGTNDLVGAIAQSCNVYFYNLGYHIGARPIIQYARAFGFDRKTEIDLPGEVEGRVPDARWKQLHMSSRWYDGDTVNLAIGQGYLETTPMELALFYSALANRGKMYRPHLVREVRDPVDDGVLRRFQPQLLAETPVSLDSLATVQEGLRAVVSRGSARHMMAIPVPIAGKTGTAQTRSRTRGRNHAWFAGFAPYGAPPEEQLVIVVFVEYGMGGGAMAAPVAGEMFRAAFRDYIPPRAGSAALELGSPPAGAAASAPSGAGPTAPLPAPQVEQ from the coding sequence ATGAGTCGCTCCCTGTACGAATGGCGCCTGGAGAGAAAGTTTCAGATTCGATTGTACATACTTACTGCCGTTGTTTTCGCGGTTATCCTTTCTTTGCTGATTCAGCTTGGCAATTTGCAACTGGTCCAGGGCGCTGAAAATCGCCGGCGGGCGCGACAGTTTGTATCGCGGCAGGAGTTCACCGTAGCCCCGCGCGGCCTTATGTTTGATCGCAATTACAAGCCAGGCGACGAACCGCTGGTGCAGAACATTCGATTCAAAGACTTTGTGGTCTATCCGGCGCGCTTTGCCAGCCGCGAGGAAGGCGAGCGATTCCTTAAAAGCTTCTGCAGCGTGATGGGTCGGGACTATGCGGAATTTGCCCGCTACCTGCAGCCGGCCGCGTGGCGTTCTCTGGTGCGCAAGAACGAATCAATTATTCTGCTGACGCGCATGACGCGTCGCGAAGAGGAGCGCCTGGCCGATCTGCATCTTGGCAATCAGGGCGAATTCCTGGTCAAACATATGCGCTACTATACCATGGGACCGGCGCTGGCGCATGTGTCGGGCTACATCGGCCTGCCCTCGGCCACTCAACTGGACCAGGGCCTGGCCCTTTCCTATCAGACCCTTGGCAAAGATGGGATCGAGGCGCGTTATGATTCCGAGCTGCGCGGCACCGACGGCGTTCGGCTGCGCCACCGCATCATTGATGCTGAAGAGCAGGTCGCCTACACCGAACAGGGCAATACGCTGATTCTGACGATTGATCGTAATGTTCAGGCCGCCGGCTATCGCGCTTTGATCAACGGCGGTTTGCGCGGCGCCGCAGTGGCCATTCGTCCGGCGACGGGCGAGATCGTAGCCTTGATTTCACAGCCCAGTTACGATCCCAATATTCTCTCCAGCGGCAATAGCGAGCAACGGGCCCGCCATCTGGAAGAAGTGCGCGATCACGAAGGATTCTTGAACCTTGTGACCCAGGCAAAATTTCCGCCTGCCTCAACATTCAAGCCGCTGGTGGCGCTGGCGGCGCTGGAGGCCTCGCCGCGCCACGATGTAACGCGCAGCACCAGCTACAGCTGCTACGGTCATTTCACCCTGCACTCCAGCATGCCCGGCATCCCTGATACAAACTTCAACTGCTGGCAGGCCGGCCATGGAACCAATGACCTGGTTGGCGCCATTGCCCAGAGCTGCAACGTCTACTTCTACAATCTGGGCTACCATATCGGCGCGCGCCCGATCATACAGTACGCACGCGCCTTTGGCTTTGATCGCAAGACGGAAATTGATCTGCCCGGCGAGGTGGAAGGACGCGTCCCCGATGCGCGCTGGAAACAATTGCACATGTCCAGTCGCTGGTATGACGGCGACACGGTGAATCTTGCCATCGGACAGGGATATCTGGAAACGACGCCGATGGAGCTGGCCTTGTTCTATTCGGCGCTGGCCAATCGCGGCAAGATGTATCGTCCGCATCTGGTGCGCGAGGTGCGCGATCCAGTGGACGACGGCGTTTTGCGTCGCTTTCAGCCGCAATTGCTGGCGGAAACTCCCGTATCGCTGGATTCGCTGGCCACCGTGCAGGAGGGCTTGCGCGCTGTAGTTTCCCGCGGCAGTGCACGCCATATGATGGCCATTCCGGTGCCGATCGCGGGCAAGACCGGCACTGCGCAGACCCGCAGCCGTACGCGCGGCCGCAACCACGCCTGGTTTGCCGGCTTTGCGCCTTACGGCGCTCCGCCCGAAGAGCAACTGGTCATCGTTGTCTTCGTTGAGTACGGCATGGGCGGCGGCGCAATGGCGGCGCCTGTAGCCGGCGAGATGTTTCGCGCCGCATTTCGCGACTACATCCCGCCGCGCGCTGGCAGCGCTGCACTGGAGCTTGGCTCGCCGCCAGCCGGCGCGGCCGCAAGCGCGCCATCTGGCGCTGGTCCGACGGCGCCGCTGCCAGCGCCGCAGGTTGAACAATAG
- the mreD gene encoding rod shape-determining protein MreD has translation MLIESGVIALGMAICYFLKDIQFLSLNFSFMNTGIINPDFLLMFVIFFALFRGELTGLWVGFFAGLLEDSANWVVGQSSAEFTPLIGIHSLIYALSGFFLGKINRVIDRRRTLPIIVLVLISTFVVRILTWLLQGIVDDFNKNYSLFGPALYTAFIAPLWFTLMGWIYRIRETGEE, from the coding sequence ATGTTGATCGAAAGCGGAGTCATCGCCCTCGGCATGGCGATCTGCTATTTTCTCAAGGACATCCAGTTCTTGAGTCTGAACTTCAGCTTCATGAACACCGGCATCATCAATCCGGACTTCCTGTTGATGTTTGTAATCTTCTTTGCATTGTTTCGAGGAGAGCTAACCGGCTTGTGGGTCGGCTTCTTTGCGGGCCTGCTTGAGGACAGCGCCAATTGGGTCGTTGGCCAGTCCTCGGCGGAATTCACCCCGCTGATCGGGATCCATTCGCTGATTTATGCCCTGAGCGGCTTCTTTCTGGGTAAAATCAATCGGGTAATCGATCGCCGCCGGACGCTGCCAATTATAGTCCTCGTATTGATTTCTACTTTTGTCGTCCGAATACTCACCTGGCTCTTGCAAGGAATCGTTGACGATTTCAACAAGAACTATTCACTTTTTGGTCCAGCCCTTTACACCGCATTCATTGCGCCGCTCTGGTTCACCCTGATGGGTTGGATCTACCGTATCCGCGAAACGGGGGAGGAATGA